From the genome of Haloterrigena sp. KLK7, one region includes:
- a CDS encoding ABC transporter permease — protein sequence MLSVGFRALFRREILRFVRRPKNTFMPPAITNVLYFAVFGVILGNRIDEIAGYDYILFIVPGLIVLGAISNAFENASFSIFHGRWNEYIHETLTSPLSYVEMVLAYVGASAVRGLIVGVIIAAVGRLFVPISLEHGLFLVATMVVITALFAGFGIIGGLVARDFDDLTVMNQFILRPLVFFGAVFYSLETFEQTWQVNLSLVNPMVYMVDSVRYGLLGYSDLIEVGVLPAPYTDFAPLFALGVLTAATVLVLAIDVYLFKIGYGLTD from the coding sequence ATGCTGTCGGTCGGCTTCCGCGCGCTGTTCCGCCGCGAGATCCTGCGGTTCGTTCGCCGCCCGAAGAACACGTTCATGCCGCCGGCGATCACGAACGTCCTCTACTTCGCGGTCTTCGGCGTCATTCTCGGTAACCGGATCGACGAGATCGCCGGCTACGATTACATCCTCTTTATCGTGCCCGGGCTGATCGTCCTCGGCGCGATCTCGAACGCCTTCGAGAACGCGTCGTTCTCGATCTTCCACGGCAGATGGAACGAGTACATTCACGAGACGCTGACGTCGCCGCTCTCGTACGTCGAGATGGTCCTCGCGTACGTCGGCGCCAGCGCGGTTCGGGGCCTCATCGTCGGCGTCATTATCGCCGCCGTGGGCCGGCTGTTCGTCCCGATCAGCCTCGAGCACGGGCTGTTCCTCGTGGCCACGATGGTCGTTATCACGGCGCTGTTCGCCGGCTTCGGGATCATCGGCGGACTCGTCGCCCGCGACTTCGACGACCTGACGGTAATGAATCAGTTCATCCTCCGACCGCTCGTCTTCTTCGGGGCCGTCTTCTACTCCCTCGAGACGTTCGAGCAGACCTGGCAGGTGAACCTCTCGCTGGTGAACCCGATGGTCTACATGGTCGACAGCGTCCGGTACGGGCTGCTGGGCTACTCGGACCTGATCGAGGTCGGAGTGCTCCCCGCACCCTACACCGACTTCGCGCCGCTGTTCGCACTCGGCGTGCTCACGGCGGCCACTGTCCTCGTGCTGGCGATCGACGTCTACCTGTTCAAGATCGGCTACGGGTTGACGGACTGA
- a CDS encoding ABC transporter ATP-binding protein, with the protein MPPAIETVDLVKEYGDLRALQELSLTVEEGEFFGLLGPNGAGKTTFINTLVGLVRKTGGEARVFGHDVETEYRAARDAIGLAPQEFNVDRFFPIKEVLMHKAGYHGIPEDEAAERADEVLKRVGIYDKRDERFDWLSGGMKRRLLLARALVTDPDLLILDEPTAGVDVQLRHDLWELVTELNEEGTTILLTTHYIEEAERLCDRVAIMNEGRKVTVATPDELKERGTDTISVRLESGITSSAAADLESDLGAYAHEVTTSGEALEVRVDDGGSTAPRLLNDLEARGYEIADLEITRTSLEEIFVDLTRSDDRTVTRSSASSAGDGGEDATDGRESEREREQEGVA; encoded by the coding sequence ATGCCACCGGCCATCGAGACCGTCGATCTCGTGAAGGAATACGGGGACTTGCGCGCACTGCAGGAGCTGTCGCTGACCGTCGAGGAGGGCGAGTTCTTCGGCCTGCTCGGCCCCAACGGGGCGGGCAAGACGACCTTTATCAACACGCTGGTCGGGCTGGTCCGCAAGACCGGCGGCGAGGCGCGGGTCTTCGGCCACGACGTCGAGACGGAGTACCGGGCGGCCCGCGACGCGATCGGCCTCGCACCGCAGGAGTTCAACGTCGATCGCTTCTTCCCGATCAAGGAAGTGCTGATGCACAAGGCCGGCTACCACGGCATTCCCGAGGACGAGGCCGCCGAACGCGCCGACGAAGTCCTCAAGCGCGTCGGCATCTACGACAAGCGCGACGAGCGCTTCGACTGGCTCTCCGGCGGGATGAAGCGCCGCTTGCTGCTCGCGCGGGCGCTCGTCACTGATCCCGACCTGCTCATCCTCGACGAACCCACGGCCGGCGTCGACGTCCAGTTGCGCCACGACCTCTGGGAACTCGTGACCGAACTCAACGAGGAGGGGACGACGATCCTCCTGACGACCCACTACATCGAGGAGGCCGAACGCCTCTGTGACCGCGTCGCGATCATGAACGAGGGCCGGAAGGTGACCGTCGCGACGCCGGACGAACTGAAGGAGCGCGGCACCGACACGATCTCCGTCCGCCTCGAGTCCGGAATCACCTCGAGCGCGGCGGCCGACCTCGAGTCCGACCTCGGCGCGTACGCCCACGAGGTGACGACGAGCGGCGAGGCCCTCGAGGTCCGCGTCGACGACGGCGGCTCGACCGCGCCGCGCCTGTTGAACGACCTCGAGGCGAGAGGGTACGAGATCGCCGACCTCGAGATCACCAGGACGTCGCTCGAGGAGATCTTCGTCGATCTCACCCGGAGCGACGACCGGACGGTGACGCGGTCGTCGGCCTCGAGCGCCGGTGACGGCGGTGAGGACGCAACCGACGGACGCGAATCCGAACGCGAGCGCGAACAGGAGGGGGTCGCCTGA
- a CDS encoding CBS domain-containing protein — protein MPRSFRIGSLFGIPIKLDLTFLLVLPLFAYLIGEQIGDVANLLNSGLAAGIDVAAITSGTTPWILGLTAAIGLFVGVVLHELGHSLTAQRYGFPIDSITLWLFGGIAALSEMPEDWRQEFTIAIAGPIVSVLVGVGSYALFLAVPESFDGARFVLGYLAILNVVLAVFNMVPAFPMDGGRVLRAFLARSRPYATATQQAASVGKLLAVVMGLIGLLQFSIIFIGVAFFVYIAASSEAQQVTMKAAFQDVTVGDIMTPAGDLHTVEPETTVAELVQRMFTERHTGYPVIDTDAFEGERLVGLVTLTDAREVDPVERDAFTVDEVMTTDLKTITPDSDAMTAIEEMRENDIGRLLVVEDGDLVGLISRSDVMTAFDIVQKSGAVNPGGLPRTAN, from the coding sequence ATGCCCCGGAGTTTTCGCATCGGGTCCCTGTTCGGGATTCCGATCAAGTTGGACCTCACGTTTCTGTTGGTGCTCCCGCTGTTCGCGTATCTCATCGGCGAGCAGATCGGGGACGTCGCGAATCTACTGAACAGCGGGCTGGCGGCGGGGATCGACGTCGCCGCTATCACCAGCGGGACGACGCCGTGGATTCTCGGTCTGACCGCGGCCATCGGACTGTTCGTCGGCGTCGTGCTCCACGAACTCGGCCACTCGCTGACGGCCCAGCGCTACGGCTTTCCGATCGACTCGATCACGCTCTGGCTGTTCGGCGGCATCGCCGCGCTCTCGGAGATGCCCGAGGACTGGCGACAGGAGTTCACCATCGCCATCGCCGGCCCGATCGTCTCCGTGCTCGTCGGCGTCGGTTCGTACGCGCTGTTTCTCGCCGTCCCCGAAAGTTTCGACGGCGCCCGGTTCGTTCTCGGCTACCTCGCCATCCTGAACGTCGTGCTCGCGGTCTTCAACATGGTTCCCGCGTTCCCGATGGACGGCGGGCGGGTCCTCCGCGCGTTTCTCGCTCGCAGTCGCCCGTACGCGACGGCCACCCAGCAGGCCGCCAGCGTCGGCAAACTGCTGGCGGTCGTCATGGGTCTGATCGGGCTCCTGCAGTTCAGCATCATCTTCATCGGCGTCGCCTTCTTCGTCTACATCGCCGCCTCGAGCGAGGCCCAGCAGGTGACGATGAAGGCCGCGTTTCAGGACGTCACCGTCGGCGACATCATGACGCCGGCCGGCGATCTCCACACGGTCGAACCCGAGACCACGGTGGCGGAGCTGGTCCAGCGGATGTTCACCGAGCGCCACACCGGCTATCCGGTCATCGACACGGACGCGTTCGAGGGCGAGCGCCTCGTCGGACTCGTCACGCTGACCGACGCCCGCGAGGTCGATCCGGTCGAGCGCGACGCGTTCACGGTCGACGAGGTCATGACGACCGATCTGAAGACGATCACCCCCGACTCGGACGCGATGACGGCGATCGAGGAGATGCGCGAGAACGACATCGGTCGCCTGCTCGTGGTCGAGGACGGCGACCTCGTCGGCCTGATCTCGCGGTCGGACGTGATGACCGCCTTCGATATCGTCCAGAAGAGCGGCGCGGTCAACCCAGGCGGTCTCCCGCGGACCGCGAACTGA
- a CDS encoding MarR family transcriptional regulator, with protein sequence MMEQSYADAGLTELPTELNSAQGKLVYLYLEATDGATVDELGQVLAMKKIDILSVCNSLSSQNLIEKTDETYVPRR encoded by the coding sequence ATGATGGAACAATCCTACGCCGACGCCGGACTCACCGAACTGCCGACCGAACTCAACTCCGCACAGGGGAAACTCGTCTACCTCTACCTCGAGGCGACGGACGGAGCGACGGTCGACGAACTGGGCCAGGTGCTGGCCATGAAGAAGATCGACATCCTGAGCGTCTGCAACTCCCTCTCGAGTCAGAACCTGATCGAGAAGACCGACGAAACGTACGTGCCGCGTCGCTGA
- a CDS encoding 50S ribosomal protein L16, with protein sequence MSDKPASMYREISKPAYTRREYITGIPGSKIAQHKMGDISADPEDYPVQISLITEEEVQLRHGSLEASRLSANRHMLKSAGENNYKMILRKFPHHVIRENKQATGAGADRVSDGMRQAFGKIVGTAARIDAGERIFTIWCDVDDAEFAKDALRRAYNKISPPCRIVVEKGEEQLIA encoded by the coding sequence ATGTCCGACAAACCCGCCTCAATGTACCGGGAGATCAGCAAGCCGGCCTACACGCGACGCGAGTACATCACCGGCATCCCGGGCTCCAAGATTGCACAGCACAAGATGGGCGACATCAGCGCCGATCCCGAGGACTACCCCGTCCAGATCAGCCTCATCACCGAGGAAGAGGTCCAGCTCCGCCACGGCAGCCTCGAGGCCTCGCGCCTCTCGGCCAACCGGCACATGCTGAAAAGCGCCGGCGAGAACAACTACAAGATGATCCTCCGGAAGTTCCCCCACCACGTCATCCGGGAGAACAAGCAGGCGACGGGTGCGGGTGCGGACCGTGTCTCCGACGGGATGCGCCAGGCCTTCGGGAAGATCGTCGGTACCGCCGCGCGCATCGACGCCGGCGAGCGCATCTTCACGATCTGGTGTGACGTCGACGACGCCGAGTTCGCCAAGGACGCGCTCCGTCGCGCCTACAACAAGATCTCGCCGCCGTGTCGCATCGTCGTCGAGAAGGGCGAAGAACAGCTTATCGCATAA
- a CDS encoding RimK family alpha-L-glutamate ligase yields the protein MIDLAVANAKQTFRRMREPLSERGIRVHHVPVRERTIALGDPPWDPDDYDVGFVYPGRLMEGGVADALLEIPWLNDHETVLTSRNKAEVIARLERADLPVPESVYVSNDVGEAALTDVFERFDPPVVVKPNSTTRGVGVAKAHDLDSFLGICDYLSLVHDYKATGDQSFLVQEYLPDATDYRVMVLEGEYVGAVERRLPDEAVAEGQWKHNVHRGAEATGVELPDEYRELAERVAAALEIPFLGVDLLETDDRLVVNETNARPTIDDETKYEPDFYDRLADAIRTAADRQ from the coding sequence ATGATCGATCTCGCGGTAGCGAACGCGAAACAGACGTTCCGGCGGATGCGAGAGCCGCTGTCCGAGCGGGGAATACGGGTCCATCACGTGCCCGTGCGCGAGCGCACGATCGCGCTCGGCGATCCGCCGTGGGACCCCGACGACTACGACGTCGGCTTCGTCTACCCCGGCCGACTCATGGAGGGCGGCGTCGCCGACGCCCTGCTCGAGATCCCGTGGCTCAACGACCACGAGACGGTGCTGACCTCGCGGAACAAGGCCGAAGTGATCGCGCGACTCGAGCGGGCCGACCTCCCGGTTCCGGAGTCGGTCTACGTCTCGAACGACGTCGGCGAAGCGGCGCTGACCGACGTCTTCGAGCGGTTCGACCCGCCGGTGGTCGTCAAACCGAACTCGACGACCCGCGGCGTCGGCGTCGCGAAGGCCCACGACCTCGATTCCTTCCTCGGAATCTGCGACTACCTCTCGCTGGTCCACGACTACAAGGCGACGGGCGACCAGTCGTTTCTCGTCCAGGAGTACCTCCCCGACGCGACCGACTACCGCGTGATGGTGCTGGAAGGCGAGTACGTCGGTGCCGTCGAGCGACGACTGCCCGACGAGGCCGTCGCCGAGGGCCAGTGGAAACACAACGTCCACCGCGGCGCGGAAGCGACTGGCGTGGAGTTGCCCGACGAGTACCGCGAGCTGGCTGAACGGGTTGCGGCGGCGCTCGAGATCCCGTTCCTCGGCGTCGATCTGCTCGAGACCGACGACCGGCTGGTGGTCAACGAGACGAACGCGCGGCCGACGATCGACGACGAAACGAAGTACGAACCGGACTTCTACGATCGGCTCGCGGACGCGATTCGAACGGCTGCGGACCGGCAGTGA
- a CDS encoding Hsp20/alpha crystallin family protein has product MRRDDRDEPFDDLFREIERMMNEMMNGADANVDFSSSSDVGNGFGMDTHVDIHETDEEIRVVADLPGVEKDNIELECDGKTLTISAESEHRQYDERVSLPQRVNEHTAAATYNNGVLEVVFDPAEQSSGISLE; this is encoded by the coding sequence ATGCGCCGAGACGACCGCGACGAACCCTTCGACGACCTGTTCCGCGAGATCGAGCGAATGATGAACGAAATGATGAACGGCGCGGACGCGAACGTCGACTTCTCCTCCTCGAGCGACGTCGGCAACGGCTTCGGCATGGACACCCACGTCGACATCCACGAGACCGACGAGGAGATCCGAGTCGTCGCCGACCTCCCGGGCGTCGAGAAGGACAACATCGAACTCGAGTGCGACGGGAAGACCCTGACCATCTCCGCGGAGAGCGAGCACCGCCAGTACGACGAGCGCGTCTCCCTGCCACAGCGCGTCAACGAACACACCGCCGCCGCGACCTACAACAACGGCGTCCTCGAGGTCGTCTTCGATCCCGCGGAGCAGTCCTCGGGTATCAGTCTCGAGTAA
- a CDS encoding type II glyceraldehyde-3-phosphate dehydrogenase — MIQVAINGYGTIGKRVADAVREQPDMEVLGVAKTRPNFEAETAVDKGFPLYAAVEERADQFEEAGLEIAGPVEDLVDAADVVVDATPSGIGAENKSMYEEYDTPALYQGGEDADLVDTSFNARSNFEDAVDADHVRVVSCNTTGLSRVIAPLREAYGVEKVRATLVRRGGDPGQTSRGPINDILPNPVTIPSHHGPDVETIFDDLDIDTLGMKVPATLMHMHSLNVTLEEEVDASEVRDLFAEESRLFQIPERMDIDGSGKLKEYALDAGRPRGDVWENCIWEESVSTVGNDLYLFQGIHQESDVVPENVDAIRAVLGAADAEESIETTDESIGIGL, encoded by the coding sequence ATGATTCAGGTCGCGATCAACGGCTACGGCACGATCGGAAAACGCGTCGCGGACGCCGTCCGCGAGCAGCCCGATATGGAGGTTCTCGGCGTCGCCAAGACGCGTCCCAACTTCGAGGCCGAGACGGCCGTCGACAAGGGGTTCCCGCTCTACGCCGCCGTCGAGGAACGGGCCGATCAGTTCGAGGAAGCCGGCCTCGAGATCGCCGGTCCCGTCGAAGACCTCGTCGACGCGGCCGACGTCGTCGTCGACGCCACGCCCTCCGGCATCGGCGCCGAGAACAAGTCGATGTACGAGGAGTACGACACGCCCGCGCTCTATCAGGGCGGCGAGGACGCCGACCTCGTCGACACCAGTTTCAACGCCCGTTCGAACTTCGAGGACGCCGTCGACGCCGACCACGTCCGCGTCGTCTCCTGTAACACGACCGGCCTCTCCCGCGTGATCGCGCCCCTGCGCGAGGCCTACGGCGTCGAGAAGGTCCGCGCGACGCTCGTCCGCCGGGGCGGCGACCCTGGGCAGACCTCCCGCGGCCCGATCAACGATATCCTGCCGAACCCGGTCACGATTCCCTCTCACCACGGCCCCGACGTCGAGACCATCTTCGACGATCTGGACATCGACACGCTGGGCATGAAGGTGCCCGCGACGCTGATGCACATGCACAGCTTAAACGTCACCTTAGAGGAAGAGGTCGACGCGAGCGAGGTTCGCGACCTGTTCGCCGAGGAGTCCCGGCTCTTCCAGATCCCCGAGCGGATGGACATCGACGGCAGCGGCAAACTCAAGGAGTACGCGCTGGACGCGGGCCGCCCGCGCGGCGACGTCTGGGAGAACTGCATCTGGGAGGAGTCGGTTTCGACGGTCGGTAACGATCTCTACCTCTTCCAGGGGATCCACCAGGAGAGCGACGTCGTGCCCGAGAACGTCGACGCGATCCGAGCGGTACTGGGCGCGGCCGACGCCGAGGAGAGCATCGAGACGACCGACGAGTCGATCGGTATCGGGCTGTAG
- a CDS encoding chromosome partitioning protein ParA — protein MIVAVTGGKGGVGKSTTSLNLGYELDAVVVDGALATADLPSGTGPDLHDVLAGRADPVAAVERFGPVRYLSCGRTLAGARAADLSALGRVVERLEREYGRVVIDCPAGLARDVGAQLETAHLAVLVTTPDEAALVDAVRTRRVAADLETPIASVVLNRADRDERDGLASRVEETFGATTAIVEDRAAIDDAQSQWLPVDAVDSDCPAVGAFDEIARTVERSEERISSRIGVL, from the coding sequence ATGATCGTCGCGGTAACCGGCGGCAAGGGAGGGGTGGGGAAGTCGACGACGTCGCTCAACCTCGGGTACGAACTCGACGCGGTCGTCGTCGACGGCGCCCTCGCGACGGCCGATCTCCCGTCCGGAACCGGCCCCGACCTCCACGACGTCCTCGCCGGCCGCGCCGACCCGGTCGCGGCCGTCGAACGGTTCGGGCCGGTTCGCTACCTCTCCTGCGGACGGACCCTGGCCGGCGCCCGGGCAGCGGATCTCTCCGCGCTCGGCCGCGTCGTCGAACGGCTCGAGCGTGAGTACGGCCGGGTCGTCATCGACTGTCCCGCCGGCCTCGCGAGGGACGTCGGCGCGCAACTCGAGACGGCTCATCTCGCCGTTCTCGTCACGACGCCCGACGAAGCCGCGCTCGTCGACGCCGTCCGGACGCGACGGGTCGCGGCCGACCTCGAGACGCCGATCGCGTCGGTCGTCCTCAACCGGGCCGACCGCGACGAACGCGACGGACTCGCGAGTCGCGTCGAGGAGACGTTCGGCGCGACGACCGCGATCGTCGAAGATCGAGCGGCGATCGACGACGCCCAGTCGCAGTGGCTGCCCGTCGACGCAGTCGACTCGGACTGTCCGGCGGTCGGCGCGTTCGACGAGATCGCCCGGACCGTCGAGCGCTCCGAAGAACGCATCTCGAGCCGTATCGGCGTTCTGTGA
- a CDS encoding AAA family ATPase — MIAIAGAKGGCGKTTTTLALAEAFGRAGTPALAADADRQLPNLHVRSGIDREPTLAAVRGEDDVLQVAQKDPRSSNVGLLPAPKSADQLDMETSLERLSLDSVQLLIDCPSGAGPDVVDPLSAADAAIVVTTADDRSLEAAETTVEMATRLGVPVLGAVVTRTTDVPDAVRSWVDVPVLGVVPEVDEPLAADESRAVYDEIVRTLQTKNATARTPPAYADELLGTGIDALDRRLGGGVPPGTVVALTADPASQSEQLLYQTTAVRGSLYVTTRRSERNVDRAIEASTLETGTPTVRRIGGESAEPFERFREILDKLPDGANLLVDTANALERRDREAYVEFMNDLTDKMVETDGVAVLHCPTRRPPENREITTHFADVVLELETVSPASGADVEHYLSVPKHRADCGFSETIELRFDGAPNAITVPADGELEAGSAPGVTGEGPSDE, encoded by the coding sequence ATGATCGCTATCGCCGGTGCGAAAGGCGGCTGTGGCAAGACGACGACGACGCTGGCGCTCGCCGAGGCGTTCGGTCGTGCCGGAACGCCAGCGCTCGCGGCCGACGCCGACCGACAGCTTCCGAATCTCCACGTCAGGAGCGGGATCGACCGCGAACCCACGCTCGCGGCGGTCCGCGGAGAAGACGACGTCCTGCAGGTCGCCCAGAAGGATCCGCGATCGTCGAACGTCGGGCTGCTCCCGGCGCCGAAATCCGCCGACCAACTCGACATGGAGACGTCGCTCGAGCGACTGTCGCTGGACTCGGTGCAGCTGCTGATCGACTGTCCGTCGGGCGCGGGTCCCGATGTCGTCGATCCACTCTCGGCCGCCGACGCGGCGATCGTGGTCACGACCGCGGACGACCGAAGTCTGGAGGCCGCCGAAACGACCGTCGAGATGGCGACCCGGCTCGGCGTGCCGGTGCTCGGTGCCGTCGTCACTCGGACGACCGACGTCCCCGACGCGGTCCGGTCGTGGGTCGACGTCCCCGTACTGGGCGTCGTTCCCGAGGTCGACGAACCGCTGGCAGCCGACGAGTCCCGGGCGGTCTACGACGAAATCGTGCGCACGCTCCAGACGAAGAACGCGACGGCCCGGACGCCGCCGGCGTACGCCGACGAACTGCTGGGGACCGGTATCGACGCGCTCGACCGCCGACTCGGCGGCGGCGTCCCGCCCGGCACCGTCGTCGCACTGACGGCCGATCCGGCGAGTCAGAGCGAACAGCTCCTCTATCAGACGACGGCCGTCCGCGGCTCGCTCTACGTCACGACGCGTCGCTCCGAACGGAACGTCGACCGCGCGATCGAGGCCTCGACGCTCGAGACCGGTACCCCGACGGTTCGCCGGATCGGCGGCGAGAGTGCGGAGCCGTTCGAGCGGTTCCGGGAGATCCTCGACAAGCTTCCCGACGGCGCGAACCTGCTCGTCGACACCGCGAACGCGCTCGAGCGCCGCGACAGGGAGGCCTACGTCGAATTCATGAACGATCTCACGGACAAGATGGTCGAAACCGATGGGGTCGCCGTCCTCCACTGTCCGACGCGGCGACCACCGGAGAACCGCGAGATCACGACCCACTTCGCGGACGTCGTGCTCGAACTCGAGACCGTCTCGCCCGCCTCCGGAGCGGACGTCGAACACTACCTCTCGGTCCCGAAACACCGCGCCGACTGCGGCTTCTCGGAGACGATCGAACTGCGCTTCGACGGGGCGCCGAACGCGATTACGGTGCCGGCCGACGGGGAACTGGAGGCCGGTTCCGCTCCCGGCGTCACCGGCGAGGGTCCGTCGGACGAGTAA
- a CDS encoding GntG family PLP-dependent aldolase, protein MIDLRSDTVTKPDDEMREAAATAEVGDDVYGEDPTVNELEARAAEAVGTEAALYVPSGTMGNQIAARVHTDRGQEVLADRKSHVVKYELGGLAQHADLQVRTLETDRGVPTPEQVASEHVAEDLHRPGTGLLCLENTHNARGGLAIAPELIAAAAEASRERDVPVHLDGARVFNAATALDVPVTDITGPVDSVMFCLSKGLGAPVGSMLAGSEAFVERARRVRKLFGGGMRQAGIVAAPGLRALENVDDLEADHRNARALAAGLTEVPGFDVQEPETNVVLVDIEGTGLETATVLERLRERDVLATAFGATTVRCCTHRDVSRDDIQRALEAFSAAFDDPTAD, encoded by the coding sequence ATGATCGATCTGCGCTCGGACACGGTGACGAAACCCGACGACGAGATGCGCGAGGCCGCCGCCACCGCCGAGGTCGGCGACGACGTCTACGGCGAGGACCCGACGGTCAACGAACTCGAGGCCCGCGCGGCCGAGGCCGTTGGCACGGAGGCGGCCCTCTACGTTCCCTCCGGCACCATGGGCAACCAGATCGCGGCGCGAGTCCACACCGACCGCGGCCAGGAGGTCCTCGCGGACCGGAAGAGCCACGTCGTGAAGTACGAACTCGGCGGGCTCGCCCAACACGCCGACCTGCAGGTCCGCACGCTCGAGACCGATCGCGGAGTCCCGACGCCGGAACAGGTCGCCAGCGAACACGTCGCCGAGGACCTCCACCGCCCCGGAACCGGGCTGCTCTGTCTCGAGAACACGCACAACGCTCGCGGCGGGCTTGCGATCGCCCCCGAACTGATCGCGGCCGCGGCCGAGGCGTCCCGCGAGCGCGACGTGCCGGTCCATCTCGACGGCGCGCGCGTGTTCAACGCCGCGACGGCGCTGGACGTCCCGGTCACCGACATCACGGGACCGGTCGACTCGGTCATGTTCTGCCTCTCGAAGGGGCTCGGCGCGCCGGTCGGCTCGATGCTGGCCGGTAGCGAGGCGTTCGTCGAGCGGGCGCGCCGCGTCCGCAAACTGTTCGGCGGCGGGATGCGACAGGCCGGTATCGTCGCGGCGCCCGGTCTGCGTGCCCTCGAGAACGTCGACGACCTCGAGGCGGACCACCGGAACGCTCGTGCCCTGGCCGCGGGACTGACCGAGGTTCCGGGGTTCGACGTTCAGGAACCGGAAACGAACGTCGTTCTCGTCGATATCGAGGGGACGGGTCTCGAGACGGCGACGGTCCTCGAGCGACTCCGCGAACGCGACGTTCTCGCGACGGCCTTTGGCGCGACGACCGTTCGGTGCTGTACCCACCGAGACGTGTCGCGGGACGATATCCAGCGCGCGCTCGAGGCGTTCAGTGCGGCGTTCGACGATCCGACGGCCGATTAA
- a CDS encoding aminopeptidase, with protein MDPRIREHAEIIANHSVDLEAGDNVVVDAHPVAEDLVVALHEVIGDQGANPVTVSQRTGERQRRAFLRAADDDFDTPEHELALIQNTDVYIAIRASDNVTQTSDVDPETQAAYQQAHRPILEERLSKRWCLTQYPAPANAQLAEMSTEGYENFVWDAVNKDWEEQREHQEHMVEIMDPAEEIRIKSGDTTDVTMSIAGNPTLNDHGEHNLPGGEVFTAPQPDSVEGEVLFDMPLYHQGREITDVYLEFEGGEVVDHSAAKNEEVLTEVLNTDDGARRLGELGIGMNRDIDRFTYNMLFDEKMGDTVHMAVGRAYDDTVGEGNEANDSAVHVDMIVDMSEDSVIEVDGEVVQRDGTFRFEDGFEE; from the coding sequence ATGGACCCACGTATCCGCGAGCACGCCGAGATCATCGCCAACCACTCGGTCGACCTCGAGGCGGGGGACAACGTCGTCGTCGACGCCCACCCCGTCGCCGAGGACCTGGTCGTCGCCCTCCACGAGGTCATCGGCGATCAGGGCGCGAACCCGGTCACGGTCAGCCAGCGCACGGGCGAGCGCCAGCGGCGGGCCTTCCTCCGCGCTGCGGATGACGACTTCGACACGCCCGAGCACGAACTCGCGCTCATCCAGAATACGGACGTCTACATCGCCATCCGCGCCAGCGACAACGTCACCCAGACCAGCGACGTCGACCCCGAGACGCAGGCGGCCTACCAGCAGGCCCACCGGCCGATCTTAGAGGAACGGCTCTCGAAGCGCTGGTGTCTCACGCAGTATCCCGCGCCGGCCAACGCCCAGCTCGCCGAGATGAGCACGGAGGGCTACGAGAACTTCGTCTGGGACGCCGTCAACAAGGACTGGGAGGAACAGCGCGAACACCAGGAGCACATGGTCGAGATCATGGATCCCGCGGAGGAGATCCGGATCAAGAGCGGCGACACGACCGACGTCACGATGTCCATCGCGGGTAACCCGACGCTCAACGACCACGGCGAGCACAACCTCCCCGGCGGCGAGGTCTTCACCGCGCCCCAGCCCGACAGCGTCGAGGGCGAGGTGCTGTTCGACATGCCGCTGTACCATCAGGGTCGGGAGATCACGGACGTCTACCTCGAGTTCGAGGGCGGCGAGGTCGTCGATCACTCGGCGGCGAAGAACGAAGAGGTCCTCACGGAAGTCCTCAACACCGACGACGGCGCGCGCCGACTGGGCGAACTGGGGATCGGGATGAACCGCGACATCGACCGGTTCACCTACAACATGCTGTTCGACGAGAAGATGGGCGATACGGTCCACATGGCCGTCGGCCGGGCCTACGACGACACCGTGGGCGAGGGCAACGAGGCCAACGATTCGGCGGTCCACGTCGACATGATCGTCGACATGAGCGAGGACTCGGTCATCGAGGTCGACGGAGAGGTCGTCCAGCGGGACGGGACGTTCCGGTTCGAAGACGGCTTCGAAGAATAG